From the genome of Thermococcus chitonophagus, one region includes:
- a CDS encoding ABC transporter ATP-binding protein codes for MIIVENLRKVFGSTEAVKGISFRIDNGEIYGLLGPNGSGKSTTMRILAGITAPTSGKVIVEGIDVSKDQLRVKEITGYVPETPALYESLTPSEFFSFIGSIRRIPQDVLEERVDKLVKAFGIEEYMNHLIGTLSFGTRQKVSLISALLHDPKVLILDEAMNGLDPKSGRIFRELLMEFKKEGKVIVFSTHILALAEIICDRIGLLYQGRIIAEGTVDDLKKLAEEESLEDVFLKLTQAKEEVSLLVSALKEAL; via the coding sequence ATGATAATAGTCGAGAACCTCAGGAAGGTTTTCGGTTCAACTGAAGCAGTGAAGGGAATAAGCTTTAGGATTGATAACGGTGAAATCTATGGCTTACTCGGGCCAAATGGTAGTGGAAAATCGACCACGATGAGAATTTTGGCTGGAATAACGGCTCCCACAAGCGGAAAGGTCATCGTTGAGGGCATAGATGTAAGTAAAGATCAGCTTAGGGTTAAGGAGATCACAGGATACGTTCCAGAGACTCCAGCTTTGTATGAGAGCCTAACCCCCTCGGAGTTCTTCAGCTTCATAGGGAGTATAAGGAGAATTCCCCAGGATGTGCTCGAGGAAAGAGTTGACAAGCTCGTGAAGGCCTTCGGCATTGAAGAATATATGAACCACCTCATAGGAACTTTAAGCTTTGGAACGAGGCAGAAAGTGTCCCTAATTTCCGCATTGTTACATGATCCGAAAGTCCTCATACTCGATGAAGCTATGAATGGCCTTGATCCTAAAAGCGGCAGGATATTTAGGGAGCTCTTAATGGAATTCAAGAAGGAAGGCAAGGTAATAGTATTCTCCACCCACATCCTCGCACTCGCCGAGATAATCTGTGATAGGATAGGCCTCCTCTACCAAGGAAGAATTATTGCAGAAGGCACTGTAGATGATCTCAAAAAGCTTGCAGAGGAGGAAAGTCTGGAGGATGTGTTCTTAAAGCTCACTCAAGCGAAGGAAGAGGTTTCACTACTAGTTTCAGCGCTGAAGGAGGCGCTGTGA
- a CDS encoding N-glycosylase/DNA lyase — MIVELIKEIGIDGARYIEENLDEQFQALKYLSEHQDSELFIKLVVANALISYQLTGRGEQWWWEFAKYFSNLEVTSLYEAYSNFLPTSRYNRRLVGQKLRRIKRVEGFLNSLSLGELREYYGDMRSFWLALAKVVESEKEKKTIVFAVKMFGYASRIAFSEFIPYPMEIPIPEDVRIIKVTRKLTQENPRKFWREVARQTGVPPLHIDSIIWPILGGADISRAPKPLRFKLLKLYKLIK; from the coding sequence ATGATAGTTGAACTGATAAAAGAAATAGGAATAGATGGAGCTAGGTACATAGAGGAGAACCTCGATGAGCAGTTTCAGGCTTTGAAGTACTTAAGCGAACATCAAGACAGTGAACTTTTTATAAAGCTTGTAGTGGCCAATGCACTAATTAGTTATCAGCTCACTGGAAGAGGGGAGCAGTGGTGGTGGGAGTTTGCCAAGTACTTCTCGAACCTTGAAGTTACTTCACTCTATGAGGCCTATTCAAATTTCCTCCCCACTTCTAGATACAACAGGAGGCTAGTAGGGCAGAAGCTGAGGCGGATAAAAAGGGTGGAGGGCTTTTTAAATTCTCTCTCCCTGGGTGAGCTCAGGGAGTACTATGGGGATATGAGGAGCTTCTGGCTTGCACTCGCAAAGGTGGTGGAGTCTGAAAAAGAAAAGAAGACGATAGTCTTCGCCGTGAAGATGTTTGGGTATGCCTCGAGGATCGCGTTCTCAGAGTTTATCCCCTACCCCATGGAGATCCCAATCCCAGAGGACGTTAGGATAATCAAGGTTACCAGAAAGCTAACCCAGGAAAACCCCAGGAAGTTCTGGAGGGAAGTTGCAAGGCAGACTGGCGTGCCTCCCCTCCATATAGATTCGATAATCTGGCCGATACTTGGTGGTGCCGATATTAGCAGGGCTCCTAAGCCCCTCCGTTTTAAGCTCCTCAAACTTTACAAGCTCATTAAATAA
- a CDS encoding beta-ribofuranosylaminobenzene 5'-phosphate synthase family protein, translating to MIVRTPKRLHLGIIDPSGDLGRRFGSIGLALDGGYEIKITPAGGLSIEANEEDRKVIEKVVEEINLHYETGVDFHIEVRRSIPRHVGLGSTTQLALGIASGILKLAKMEVPIEEVAKILGRAKESGAGLYTFKYGGLVIDGGVKDSIPPLIVRHEFPEDWAFILVIPRIRRGLSEEEESEILAEKFGDPQAGREITYRIIFGLLPALVERNIEEFGRHLSEIQMLVGKHFSAFQGGTFREDIRMIVDELNRITYGAGQSSWGPTVYGLIRKEEFGKVKARLLDFLEDQGIKTEVELGVPRNKGAEVLGENLFLERLISGVK from the coding sequence ATGATAGTTAGGACACCAAAAAGGCTCCACCTCGGAATTATAGATCCAAGTGGCGATTTAGGAAGGAGATTTGGAAGTATAGGCTTGGCTTTGGATGGAGGATATGAAATAAAGATTACTCCCGCAGGCGGTTTAAGCATCGAGGCTAATGAAGAAGACAGGAAGGTTATAGAGAAGGTAGTTGAGGAGATAAACCTTCACTATGAGACCGGTGTGGACTTCCACATAGAAGTAAGGAGGAGCATTCCAAGGCACGTTGGCCTTGGCTCGACCACACAGCTCGCCCTGGGCATTGCCTCTGGGATTTTAAAGCTTGCAAAGATGGAAGTTCCAATAGAGGAGGTTGCAAAGATTTTGGGAAGGGCCAAAGAAAGCGGAGCTGGGTTGTATACCTTCAAATATGGAGGATTAGTAATAGATGGGGGAGTCAAGGACTCAATACCACCCCTTATTGTGAGGCACGAGTTCCCCGAGGATTGGGCCTTCATCCTCGTAATCCCCAGGATAAGGAGGGGCTTAAGTGAGGAGGAAGAGAGCGAAATACTGGCTGAGAAGTTCGGAGATCCGCAGGCTGGAAGAGAGATAACGTACAGGATCATCTTTGGCCTTCTCCCAGCCCTCGTGGAGAGGAACATAGAGGAGTTTGGGAGGCACCTCAGCGAAATCCAAATGCTCGTGGGGAAACACTTCAGCGCCTTTCAAGGAGGAACGTTCAGGGAGGACATTAGGATGATAGTTGATGAGCTGAATAGGATAACCTATGGAGCAGGTCAGAGCAGCTGGGGCCCCACTGTCTATGGCCTCATAAGAAAGGAGGAGTTCGGTAAAGTTAAGGCTAGACTTTTGGACTTCCTTGAGGATCAGGGAATAAAGACTGAGGTCGAGCTTGGTGTTCCAAGGAACAAGGGAGCCGAAGTCCTGGGAGAGAACTTGTTCCTAGAGAGGCTGATAAGTGGTGTAAAATGA